The following proteins are co-located in the Streptomyces sp. NBC_00435 genome:
- a CDS encoding ArsR/SmtB family transcription factor has protein sequence MNEATRAGQGLSPEDAQTYAGWFRALADPMRVRLLNLLAEERRPLTVGEITERLPIGQSTVSHHLKLLAEVRFVLPERQGASVRYEVNAACLECFPAAVSAILGRQP, from the coding sequence ATGAATGAGGCGACGAGAGCCGGTCAAGGGCTGAGCCCCGAGGATGCGCAGACGTACGCCGGGTGGTTCAGGGCCCTGGCGGACCCCATGCGCGTACGACTGCTGAACCTGCTGGCGGAGGAGCGGCGCCCGCTGACGGTCGGGGAGATCACCGAGCGACTGCCCATCGGTCAGTCGACCGTGTCCCACCACCTCAAACTGCTCGCCGAAGTGCGCTTCGTGCTGCCCGAGCGGCAGGGCGCTTCCGTCAGGTACGAGGTCAACGCCGCGTGCCTGGAATGCTTCCCGGCAGCCGTGTCGGCGATCCTCGGGCGGCAGCCGTGA
- a CDS encoding FAD-dependent oxidoreductase, giving the protein MSASTESLPVIVIGAGPAGLAAASHLVERDIEPLVLEAGPAAGAAVRAWGHVRLFSTWSELVDPAAEKLLAPTGWAAPDRATYPSGADWAEQYLQPLADVLGDKVRCGSTVTGVSRLGRDRIVDADREAQPFTVSVLNADGTEERLTARAVIDASGTWSTPSPIGGDGLPALGEKAAADRISYRIPDLKDPAVRARYAGKRTAVIGSGASAFTALAYLADLSKEASGTHSVWILRRGIGGSTFGGGSADQLPARGALGLAAKAAVDEGHADAVTGFRTSAVEKSADRLILVAEDGRRLDPVDEVIVLTGLRPDLTFLNELRLALDERLQAPTELAPLIDPNQHSCGTVYPHGVKELSHPEKDVYLVGMKSYGRAPTFLAMTGYEQVRSIAAHLAGDHEAAERVELTLPETGVCGGAGLFDQPTAAEETSGGGCCATPATLTIGAPASSGGC; this is encoded by the coding sequence GTGAGCGCATCCACTGAATCCCTGCCCGTCATCGTGATCGGTGCCGGCCCCGCCGGCCTCGCCGCGGCTTCCCACCTCGTCGAGCGCGACATCGAGCCCCTGGTCCTGGAAGCCGGACCCGCCGCCGGCGCCGCAGTCCGCGCATGGGGTCACGTACGTCTCTTCTCCACCTGGTCCGAGCTCGTGGACCCGGCCGCCGAGAAGCTCCTCGCGCCCACCGGCTGGGCCGCCCCCGACCGTGCGACTTACCCCTCTGGCGCGGACTGGGCGGAGCAGTACCTCCAGCCGCTCGCCGACGTCCTCGGCGACAAGGTCCGCTGCGGCTCCACGGTGACCGGCGTCTCCCGCCTCGGCCGCGACCGCATCGTCGACGCCGACCGTGAGGCCCAGCCCTTCACCGTCAGCGTCCTGAACGCCGACGGCACCGAGGAGCGCCTCACCGCCCGCGCCGTCATCGACGCCTCCGGCACCTGGTCCACCCCCAGCCCCATCGGCGGCGACGGACTGCCCGCCCTCGGCGAGAAGGCCGCCGCCGACCGGATCTCGTACCGGATCCCCGACCTCAAGGACCCGGCCGTCCGCGCCCGCTACGCCGGCAAGCGCACCGCCGTCATCGGCTCCGGCGCCTCCGCCTTCACCGCCCTCGCCTACCTGGCCGACCTCTCCAAGGAGGCCTCCGGCACCCACTCCGTCTGGATCCTCCGTCGCGGCATCGGCGGCTCCACGTTCGGCGGCGGCAGCGCCGACCAACTCCCCGCCCGCGGCGCCCTCGGCCTCGCCGCCAAGGCCGCCGTCGACGAAGGCCACGCCGACGCGGTGACCGGCTTCCGCACCTCCGCGGTCGAGAAGAGCGCCGACCGGCTGATCCTCGTAGCGGAAGACGGACGCCGCCTCGACCCGGTCGACGAGGTCATCGTCCTCACCGGCCTGCGCCCCGACCTCACCTTCCTGAACGAACTGCGCCTCGCCCTCGACGAACGCCTCCAAGCCCCGACCGAACTCGCCCCGCTGATCGACCCGAACCAGCACTCCTGCGGCACGGTCTACCCCCACGGCGTGAAGGAGCTCTCCCACCCGGAGAAGGACGTCTACCTCGTCGGCATGAAGTCCTACGGCCGCGCCCCGACCTTCCTCGCCATGACCGGCTACGAGCAGGTCCGCTCCATCGCCGCCCACCTCGCCGGCGACCACGAAGCCGCCGAACGCGTCGAACTCACCCTCCCCGAAACCGGAGTCTGCGGCGGAGCCGGCCTCTTCGACCAGCCCACCGCAGCCGAAGAGACCAGCGGCGGAGGCTGCTGCGCCACCCCGGCCACCCTCACGATCGGCGCCCCCGCCTCCTCCGGCGGCTGCTGA
- a CDS encoding GNAT family N-acetyltransferase, translating to MTRDHAGRVLEIYQAGIDEGNATFETEAPNWDVFDAAKLPEHRFAAFGTDGNLLGWVAASKVSDRCAYAGVVEHSVYVHPDARGRGVARALLDALIASTEAAGIWTIQSGIFPENTASLALHQRAGFRVIGTRARIGRHRGVWRDVVLLERRSPKID from the coding sequence ATGACGCGGGATCACGCCGGCCGGGTCCTGGAGATCTACCAGGCCGGGATCGACGAGGGCAACGCCACCTTCGAGACCGAGGCCCCCAACTGGGACGTGTTCGACGCGGCGAAGCTGCCCGAGCACCGCTTCGCCGCTTTCGGCACCGACGGCAACCTGCTCGGCTGGGTCGCCGCCTCCAAGGTGTCCGACCGCTGCGCGTACGCGGGGGTCGTCGAGCATTCCGTCTACGTACATCCCGACGCCCGGGGCCGCGGCGTCGCCCGTGCCCTGCTCGATGCCCTGATCGCATCGACCGAGGCGGCGGGCATCTGGACGATCCAGTCCGGGATCTTCCCGGAGAACACCGCGAGCCTGGCCCTGCACCAGCGGGCCGGCTTCCGGGTCATCGGAACCCGCGCGCGCATTGGCCGTCACCGTGGCGTGTGGCGCGACGTCGTTCTGTTGGAACGCCGCAGTCCCAAGATCGACTGA
- a CDS encoding MIP/aquaporin family protein produces MTAPEPATNAIPGDEPQPAPGATPPRTPLIARAAAELVGSAALVAIVVGSGIQATQLTQDVALQLLANSTATVFGLGVLIALLGPVSGAHFNPVVTLAEWWTARRGGAGVTARELAVYVPSQIVGAIAGAILADAMFGEPLVKWSTHDRSAGNLLLGELVATAGLILLIFGLARTDRLRFAPVAVASYIGAAYWFTSSTSFANPAVTIGRAFTDTFAGIAPASVPAFVGVQLVGAVVGLALVAVIFMRGKTGSEQPTA; encoded by the coding sequence GTGACCGCCCCCGAGCCCGCCACCAACGCCATACCTGGTGACGAGCCCCAGCCCGCACCCGGCGCGACCCCGCCCCGCACCCCGCTGATCGCCCGCGCCGCCGCCGAACTGGTGGGCTCCGCAGCCCTCGTCGCAATCGTCGTCGGCTCGGGGATCCAGGCCACGCAGCTCACCCAGGACGTGGCGCTCCAGCTCCTGGCCAACTCGACTGCCACGGTCTTCGGCCTCGGCGTCCTGATCGCCCTCCTCGGCCCGGTCTCCGGCGCCCACTTCAACCCGGTCGTCACCCTGGCCGAGTGGTGGACCGCCCGCCGAGGCGGCGCGGGGGTGACGGCGCGCGAGCTGGCTGTCTACGTGCCCTCGCAGATCGTCGGCGCCATCGCGGGGGCGATCCTGGCCGACGCGATGTTCGGCGAGCCGCTGGTGAAATGGTCCACCCACGACCGCTCCGCCGGTAACCTCCTCCTCGGCGAACTCGTCGCCACCGCCGGGCTGATCCTGCTGATCTTCGGCCTGGCGCGGACGGACCGGCTGCGCTTCGCACCCGTCGCCGTCGCCTCGTACATCGGCGCCGCGTACTGGTTCACCTCCTCCACCTCCTTCGCCAACCCGGCCGTCACCATCGGCCGGGCCTTCACCGACACCTTCGCGGGCATCGCCCCCGCCTCGGTCCCGGCATTCGTCGGCGTGCAGCTCGTAGGTGCGGTCGTGGGTCTGGCCCTGGTCGCGGTCATCTTCATGCGCGGCAAGACCGGCAGCGAGCAGCCCACCGCATGA
- a CDS encoding helix-turn-helix domain-containing protein, with protein MPRSSNDKVPSAYVADGTWPHAALAPDAPVSAHFAQALARNLERGLASSGQSLRTLAETTGINHTTIGRVLGGKVLPDIGTLARLEVALGFQIWPGLAALPASPPAE; from the coding sequence ATGCCCCGGAGCAGTAACGACAAGGTACCCAGCGCGTATGTGGCTGACGGCACCTGGCCTCACGCCGCTCTCGCCCCCGATGCGCCCGTCAGTGCCCACTTCGCACAGGCCCTGGCCCGCAACCTCGAGCGCGGGCTCGCATCGAGTGGGCAGAGTCTGCGAACTCTGGCGGAAACCACGGGGATCAACCACACGACGATCGGTCGCGTCCTCGGCGGCAAAGTACTGCCGGACATCGGCACCCTGGCACGCCTGGAGGTCGCCCTCGGCTTCCAGATCTGGCCCGGGCTCGCAGCCCTGCCGGCCAGCCCTCCGGCGGAGTAG
- a CDS encoding MFS transporter has protein sequence MPHTQADAAATGTGVRSRPRAALPALCATQITSWGIVYYAFPVLLPRLTADTGWSTNAATAAFSLALLVSALAGIPIGRILDRRGPRAVMTAGSVLGTLALLVIATAPNLAVFTLGWVLAGLTMAATFYPPAFAALTRWWGPDRIRALTIVTLAGGLASTVFAPLTAALAEHLSWRATYVALALILAAVTIPAHALALRAPWPPAPPSPPSTDRTPVARSRPFLLLAVAFTLSGFAMYAVVMGVIPLLTERGASATTAAWALGLGGAGQTLGRTLYAGLSTRTSVTTRTVVLIALGGATSAAFALVPGPMPLLITLAVIAGVVRGNLTLLQATAVADRWGTTHYGRLSGLLGAPAHIAGALAPWAGAALAGPLGGYPHLFAALASLSVVAACLALGTSKAGSTQTEIQHRS, from the coding sequence GTGCCACACACCCAGGCCGACGCGGCCGCGACCGGGACGGGGGTCCGGTCGCGGCCGCGCGCCGCCCTGCCCGCCCTGTGCGCCACACAGATCACCAGCTGGGGCATCGTCTACTACGCCTTCCCCGTCCTGCTCCCGCGCCTGACGGCCGACACCGGCTGGTCCACCAACGCCGCGACAGCCGCCTTCTCCCTCGCACTCCTCGTCTCGGCCCTCGCAGGCATCCCCATCGGCCGGATCCTCGACCGCCGAGGGCCGCGCGCGGTGATGACCGCGGGCTCCGTCCTAGGCACCCTCGCCCTCCTCGTCATCGCGACCGCCCCCAACCTGGCCGTGTTCACCCTGGGCTGGGTCCTGGCAGGTCTGACCATGGCCGCCACCTTCTACCCGCCCGCCTTCGCCGCCCTCACCCGCTGGTGGGGCCCCGACCGCATCCGCGCCCTGACCATCGTCACCCTCGCCGGCGGGCTCGCCTCAACCGTCTTCGCGCCACTGACCGCCGCCCTCGCCGAACACCTCAGCTGGCGGGCCACCTACGTCGCCCTTGCCCTGATCCTCGCCGCCGTCACCATCCCCGCCCACGCCCTCGCCCTACGTGCCCCCTGGCCCCCGGCACCGCCTTCCCCACCCTCAACCGACCGCACGCCGGTCGCCCGAAGCCGGCCCTTCCTGCTCCTGGCCGTCGCCTTCACCCTCTCCGGCTTCGCGATGTACGCCGTCGTCATGGGCGTCATCCCGCTCCTCACCGAACGCGGCGCCAGCGCGACAACCGCCGCCTGGGCACTGGGACTCGGCGGCGCCGGCCAGACCCTCGGCCGCACCTTGTACGCCGGCCTGTCCACCCGCACCTCGGTCACCACCCGCACGGTCGTCCTGATCGCTCTGGGCGGCGCGACGAGCGCGGCCTTCGCCCTCGTCCCCGGCCCGATGCCCCTTCTGATCACCCTCGCGGTCATCGCAGGTGTCGTACGCGGCAACCTGACCCTGCTCCAGGCCACCGCTGTAGCCGACCGCTGGGGCACCACCCACTACGGCCGCCTCTCCGGCCTCCTCGGTGCCCCGGCCCACATCGCGGGAGCACTGGCCCCCTGGGCCGGGGCCGCCCTCGCGGGCCCTCTCGGCGGCTATCCCCACCTCTTCGCGGCCCTGGCCTCACTCTCGGTCGTGGCTGCCTGCCTCGCGCTCGGTACCTCCAAGGCGGGCAGCACCCAGACGGAGATTCAGCACCGCTCGTAA
- a CDS encoding ArsR/SmtB family transcription factor has translation MTSTKLLPMLEDEVSAPCCPPLTERPLTAEEAERTASMFKALGDPVRLRLFSAIASHEGGEACVCDISDVGVSQPTVSHHLKKLREAGLLSSERRGTWVYYRVEPSVVAAMSQMLGRSA, from the coding sequence ATGACTTCCACGAAGCTGCTGCCGATGCTCGAAGACGAAGTCTCGGCGCCCTGCTGCCCGCCGCTGACCGAGCGCCCGCTGACGGCTGAAGAGGCCGAGCGGACTGCATCGATGTTCAAGGCCCTCGGTGACCCGGTGCGCCTACGACTCTTCTCGGCGATCGCCTCGCACGAGGGCGGGGAGGCGTGCGTCTGCGACATCTCTGATGTGGGCGTCTCTCAGCCGACGGTGTCCCACCATCTGAAGAAGCTCCGGGAGGCGGGCCTGCTGTCCTCGGAGCGCCGTGGCACCTGGGTCTACTACCGGGTGGAGCCGTCCGTCGTCGCTGCGATGAGTCAGATGCTGGGCCGCTCCGCCTGA
- a CDS encoding sulfite exporter TauE/SafE family protein: MSTDQHLAPFRSTHSTPLVFGAGAAIGILGGMIGLGGAEFRLPLLIGLFGFAALSAVILNKAMSLVVVLVALPARMAAVPASEVAVHWPVAANLLAGSLLGAWAGASWAVRMRSSTLYKVLAALMVLMAAALVATHATTLGSLALPWAAQVPIGVVAGFGIGVVAAIMGVAGGELLIPTIVLLFGLDIKTAGSMSLLVSLPTMLVAFARYSRDGSFAVLGANRRFTVVMVAGSITGAVLGGLLLGVFSDLVLIPALAVILLVSAVKLARHA, encoded by the coding sequence ATGAGCACCGATCAGCATCTCGCCCCGTTCCGTTCGACGCATTCGACGCCCTTGGTGTTCGGCGCTGGGGCGGCCATCGGCATCCTCGGCGGGATGATCGGCCTCGGTGGAGCCGAATTCCGCCTGCCGCTGCTGATCGGGCTCTTCGGATTCGCCGCGCTCTCCGCGGTCATCCTGAACAAGGCGATGAGCCTGGTCGTGGTCTTGGTCGCCCTCCCTGCCCGTATGGCCGCGGTGCCCGCCTCTGAAGTCGCCGTGCATTGGCCCGTCGCCGCCAACCTGCTGGCCGGAAGCCTGCTGGGTGCGTGGGCCGGAGCGTCGTGGGCGGTGCGGATGCGCAGCTCCACCCTCTACAAGGTGCTGGCGGCCCTGATGGTCCTCATGGCCGCAGCCCTGGTGGCGACGCACGCCACCACTCTGGGATCACTCGCGCTTCCCTGGGCGGCACAGGTGCCGATCGGGGTGGTAGCCGGCTTCGGCATCGGAGTGGTCGCGGCGATCATGGGAGTGGCCGGCGGCGAGCTGCTGATCCCGACGATCGTGCTGCTGTTCGGGCTGGACATCAAGACGGCGGGAAGCATGTCCCTGCTGGTGTCACTCCCGACCATGCTGGTGGCCTTCGCCCGCTACAGCCGCGACGGCAGCTTCGCCGTACTCGGCGCCAACCGGCGGTTCACCGTGGTCATGGTCGCCGGCTCCATCACCGGCGCGGTCCTGGGCGGGTTGCTGCTCGGCGTGTTCTCTGACCTGGTACTCATCCCCGCGCTGGCCGTGATCCTGCTCGTCTCCGCGGTCAAGCTCGCACGCCACGCGTGA
- a CDS encoding ArsO family NAD(P)H-dependent flavin-containing monooxygenase, which translates to MTRHTDVVVVGGGQAGLAAGYYLRRAGIDFTILDAQSSPGGAWQHGWDSLHLFSPAAYSSLPGRLMPPQAGKAFPDVSHLLEYLADYEKRYELPIQRGVRVEALRDQAPFLRVETDSGAFTARAVINATGTWWRPFLPAVPGREHFQGRQHHTVDYRSPWDYAGQRVLVVGGGNSGAQVAADLAPHATVRWVTQRPARYLPDEIDGSALFTLATQRVQSGGPRISDLGDIVAVPPVRAARDAGLIPDHRMFDSLTADGARWPDGSTWPCDAIIWCTGFRPALSHLSPLALRTEGGRIPTEGTRAVADPRIHFLGYGDWTGPASATLIGVGRTARDAAREIAELLGRR; encoded by the coding sequence ATGACCCGGCACACGGACGTGGTGGTGGTCGGCGGCGGCCAAGCAGGGCTCGCCGCCGGCTACTACCTGCGCAGAGCAGGCATCGACTTCACCATCCTCGATGCGCAGAGTTCCCCCGGCGGGGCCTGGCAGCACGGCTGGGACTCGCTCCACCTGTTCTCCCCGGCGGCCTACTCCTCCCTGCCCGGCCGGCTCATGCCGCCGCAGGCCGGGAAGGCGTTCCCCGACGTCTCCCACCTGCTGGAGTACCTCGCCGACTACGAGAAGCGGTACGAACTCCCCATCCAGCGCGGTGTCCGCGTCGAGGCCCTCCGCGACCAGGCCCCGTTCCTCCGGGTGGAGACCGACTCCGGCGCCTTCACGGCCCGCGCCGTGATCAACGCGACCGGCACCTGGTGGCGTCCCTTCCTGCCCGCCGTCCCCGGGCGCGAGCACTTCCAGGGACGCCAGCACCACACGGTGGACTACCGCAGCCCCTGGGACTACGCGGGACAGCGCGTCCTCGTGGTAGGCGGCGGCAACTCCGGCGCCCAGGTCGCAGCCGACCTCGCCCCGCACGCCACCGTCCGCTGGGTCACCCAGCGGCCCGCCCGCTACCTCCCGGACGAGATCGACGGCAGCGCCCTCTTCACACTGGCCACGCAGCGCGTCCAGTCCGGCGGCCCGCGCATCTCGGACCTCGGCGACATCGTCGCCGTCCCGCCCGTACGAGCCGCCCGCGACGCCGGCCTCATCCCCGACCACAGGATGTTCGACAGCCTGACGGCCGACGGAGCCCGCTGGCCCGACGGCAGCACCTGGCCCTGTGACGCGATCATCTGGTGCACCGGCTTCCGGCCCGCGCTCTCGCACCTGTCCCCGCTGGCCCTGCGCACCGAGGGCGGCCGCATCCCCACCGAGGGCACGCGCGCGGTGGCCGACCCGCGCATCCACTTCCTCGGCTACGGCGACTGGACGGGGCCCGCCTCCGCCACCCTCATCGGCGTGGGCCGAACGGCGCGCGACGCGGCCCGCGAGATCGCCGAGCTGCTGGGTCGCCGCTGA
- a CDS encoding ArsR/SmtB family transcription factor, with amino-acid sequence MMTSVDTDLLRVLADPLRLQIVTLLARETLCTTHLVEETGAKQTNLSNHLKVLREAGVVETEPCGRFTYYRLRPDVIEALAGQFSALASTARLTAESNFKRSCP; translated from the coding sequence ATGATGACGTCAGTCGACACTGATCTGCTCCGGGTTCTGGCCGATCCGCTCAGGCTCCAGATCGTGACCCTCCTCGCCCGCGAGACGCTCTGCACCACGCACTTGGTCGAGGAGACGGGCGCCAAGCAGACGAACCTCTCCAACCACCTCAAGGTGCTGCGCGAGGCCGGGGTCGTGGAGACGGAGCCCTGCGGAAGGTTCACCTACTACCGCCTGCGCCCGGATGTCATCGAAGCGCTCGCGGGTCAGTTCTCCGCCCTCGCGTCCACGGCGCGCCTCACCGCCGAATCGAACTTCAAGCGGTCCTGCCCGTAG